In Calditrichota bacterium, one genomic interval encodes:
- a CDS encoding aminotransferase class I/II-fold pyridoxal phosphate-dependent enzyme, which yields MKIDTKLVLAGEPSPRILGAVTLPTFQSATFQYRGASGEVLRYGRYNNTPTHDVLHSKLAALENAEAAVVTASGMAAISTTMLALLRSGDHLIAQNCLYGGTLELFSTDLPALGIDVSFVDGNSPHSWHRALRPTTKAIYVEVMTNPLLEVADLKAVVDFARAHGLVAIIDNTFATPVNFRPLDFGFDLSLYSCTKYLNGHSDLVAGAVIGRKELVEAVTTRLKRFGTSLDPHACFLLYRGLKTLALRVRCQNQSALRMATFLAEHPLVRRVYYPGLASHASHARAVELFDGFGGVLSFELNGGEQAAERFLDRLRIAVVAPSLGGVETLVTRPVTTSHRGVPAEERQRLGISDGLIRVSVGIEDVEDLIADFSQALEGAAA from the coding sequence ATGAAAATTGACACAAAGTTAGTCCTTGCCGGTGAGCCATCCCCACGCATCCTGGGCGCGGTCACCCTGCCCACTTTCCAGTCGGCCACGTTTCAGTACCGCGGTGCCTCCGGCGAAGTGCTGCGCTACGGCCGGTACAACAACACGCCCACCCACGACGTGCTGCATAGCAAGTTAGCGGCGCTGGAGAACGCTGAGGCAGCAGTAGTCACGGCCAGTGGCATGGCGGCAATCAGCACGACCATGCTTGCCCTCCTTAGATCCGGCGACCACCTCATAGCGCAGAATTGCCTTTACGGTGGCACGCTTGAGCTTTTTTCCACTGACCTACCCGCGCTGGGAATCGACGTGAGCTTTGTTGATGGTAACAGCCCCCACTCGTGGCACCGCGCTCTGCGACCCACCACAAAGGCCATTTATGTTGAGGTGATGACAAATCCCTTACTGGAGGTGGCAGACCTCAAGGCGGTGGTCGACTTTGCGCGCGCACATGGGCTTGTCGCCATCATCGACAACACATTCGCGACGCCGGTGAACTTTCGGCCACTGGACTTTGGATTCGACCTCAGCCTGTATTCCTGCACGAAATATCTCAACGGGCACTCGGACTTGGTGGCGGGAGCCGTCATCGGCCGGAAGGAGCTGGTGGAGGCAGTGACGACCCGGCTGAAACGATTCGGCACCTCCCTCGATCCCCATGCCTGCTTTCTGCTCTATCGCGGGCTGAAGACGCTGGCTCTCCGCGTGCGTTGTCAGAATCAGTCGGCCCTGCGCATGGCCACTTTTCTGGCTGAGCACCCTCTGGTGAGGCGCGTGTACTACCCCGGGCTGGCCAGTCATGCGTCGCACGCGAGGGCAGTAGAGCTCTTCGATGGCTTTGGCGGGGTGCTGAGCTTCGAACTCAATGGGGGCGAGCAGGCCGCAGAGCGCTTTTTGGACAGGCTGCGCATCGCGGTGGTGGCGCCCAGCTTAGGCGGCGTGGAGACCCTGGTGACCCGGCCTGTGACCACTTCGCACCGGGGGGTGCCGGCAGAGGAGCGGCAGCGCCTTGGCATCAGCGACGGGCTAATTCGCGTGTCGGTGGGCATCGAGGACGTCGAGGACCTGATCGCCGATTTTTCCCAGGCGCTGGAAGGTGCGGCTGCCTGA